A segment of the Candidatus Andeanibacterium colombiense genome:
AGGTTTGAGGCATGTAGGAAAATGGGGATAGACAGCTCGACAATCGAGATTGTTTCTATTTTGTTCTTGCAGACAGGGAAACTTCCTGGCATTTTGGCAAAAATTGACCCAGTGGAGGCCTTATGCAGCTTGATTTGTCGTTTTCCGAACTCAGGCAACTGGCTGGTTTGACAGTCGAGGAAGCGGCCGCCGAACTGGGTTACTCCGTGAGTACGGTTTACCGCTGGGAGCGTGGAGAGACGGCGCCCAAGTCGCCCATCTATCGTACCCTGCAAACGCTGATCAAATTTGGAGCGCCGCAGATCCGACTGGTGTCAGAAGATAAATTGGCTTTTCGCTTCATAGATTTGTTTGCGGGGATCGGAGGTCTGCGGATTGGTTTCCAAGGGATTGGAGGGCATTGCGTCTTTACTTCGGAATGGGATCGATATTCTCAGGAAACCTATCGGCAAAATTTCCGGGACAACCACAAGCTACATGGTGACGTCAGGGAGTTTTCTGAAAATCCCGGGTTGGTCCCGGAGCACGATGTTCTGCTCGCCGGCTTTCCCTGCCAACCGTTCTCTATCGCGGGCGTTTCCAAAAAGAACGCGCTCGGTCGGCCGCATGGGTTTCTGTGCGATACGCAGGGGACCTTGTTCTTTGATACGGCACAGATAATTGCACACCATCGCCCTGCCGCTTTCGTTCTAGAGAACGTCAAGAATCTCGAAAGTCATGACGGGGGGAAGACCTTCGCCACGATCATCCACGTGCTTCGGGAAGAACTGGGTTATCACGTTCAGACGAGAGTGATCAGCTCAGCGCCGTGGGTGCCGCAAAAGCGCGAACGCGTGTTTATCGTCGGCTTCAGGGAAAAATCAGCCTTCGACTTTTACGGCCTCGAAGTCCCTTCGGCGTCGGAGGGGCCTAAGCTTGGCAGCATTCTGGAACCAAACGAAGCGGTCGATCCGAAATATACGCTCACGCCAAATTTGTGGAAATACTTGCAGGATTACCGGGAAAAGCATGCGTTGAAAGGCAATGGTTTCGGCTTCAGCCTGTTTGGGCCCAACGACATCGCCCGCACTCTTTCTGCACGTTACTACAAGGATGGTTCCGAGATCCTGATTGAGCAGCCGGGCAGTCGCCCGCGTCGACTTACTCCGTTGGAATGCGCAAGGCTGATGGGCTTCGATCGCGGCGAGCGGCGGTGGAACATTCCCGTTTCAGATACCCAAGCCTACCGCCAGTTCGGGAATGCCGTGGTGGTCCCCGTCGTAGAATTCCTGGCAGATGCAATGAGGCCTCATCTGGCGGTGGCACTGTCTGGCGGTGGCGTTCAACCTTCGGTACATCCTGTAGTGATTTCGAGGCCCGGACAGAGGCTGGCTGCCGTTGGTTGATATAGTATCCCAAGCGGTTCGCAGCCGGATGATGTCAGGTATCCGGGCGAAAAATACCAAGCCGGAAATGGCGATCCGCCGAGGTTTGCATGCGCTCGGCTTTCGCTTCCGGATTCACGAAAATCGGTTGCCAGGGAAACCTGATCTGGCCTTTCCGAAATTCAAGTCTGTGATTCTGGTTCACGGCTGCTTCTGGCATGGTCATCAATGCCATCTCTTTAGATGGCCAAAGACGAGAGAAGATTTTTGGCGAGCAAAGATTGCCAGAAATATCGTAGTCGATAAATCTGCGCTGGACGCACTTCTAAACTTGGATTGGCGCGTGGCGATAGTCTGGGAATGTTCGTTAAAAGGACGGGCAAAACTACCAATCGACGCGGTGTTGTCCCGGATCAGTAACTGGCTAAAATCAGACGAGCCATTTTTGGAGATTGAGGGGGATGAAGCGCGGGTACTTGTCTGAGCATTTCGTTGGTGTCGCGGTTAAGACGTTGACTCGGGTGGATGCGACAGCACGGTCTAACCAGCACGAAATCGGCACTACCGTTGCGATGCGTCGTTTCTTGGGCGAAGAAAAACGAGAGTTTCCGGCTATTTTCCTCTGGCTTGGGCGTGAGCAGGAAAGTT
Coding sequences within it:
- the dcm gene encoding DNA (cytosine-5-)-methyltransferase, whose protein sequence is MQLDLSFSELRQLAGLTVEEAAAELGYSVSTVYRWERGETAPKSPIYRTLQTLIKFGAPQIRLVSEDKLAFRFIDLFAGIGGLRIGFQGIGGHCVFTSEWDRYSQETYRQNFRDNHKLHGDVREFSENPGLVPEHDVLLAGFPCQPFSIAGVSKKNALGRPHGFLCDTQGTLFFDTAQIIAHHRPAAFVLENVKNLESHDGGKTFATIIHVLREELGYHVQTRVISSAPWVPQKRERVFIVGFREKSAFDFYGLEVPSASEGPKLGSILEPNEAVDPKYTLTPNLWKYLQDYREKHALKGNGFGFSLFGPNDIARTLSARYYKDGSEILIEQPGSRPRRLTPLECARLMGFDRGERRWNIPVSDTQAYRQFGNAVVVPVVEFLADAMRPHLAVALSGGGVQPSVHPVVISRPGQRLAAVG
- a CDS encoding very short patch repair endonuclease, yielding MVDIVSQAVRSRMMSGIRAKNTKPEMAIRRGLHALGFRFRIHENRLPGKPDLAFPKFKSVILVHGCFWHGHQCHLFRWPKTREDFWRAKIARNIVVDKSALDALLNLDWRVAIVWECSLKGRAKLPIDAVLSRISNWLKSDEPFLEIEGDEARVLV